One window of the Pseudomonas sihuiensis genome contains the following:
- a CDS encoding peptidoglycan D,D-transpeptidase FtsI family protein has product MIGLEGALYPWRFRLVLVLLALMVGAIAWRMLDLQVLDHDFLKAHGDARSVRHIPIPAHRGLITDRNGEPLAVSTPVTTLWANGKELQVGREQWPALAAALGQDPANFAARLEQNKEREFMYLVRGLTPENGQRVLDLKVPGVYAIEEFRRFYPAGEVAAHVVGFTDIDDRGREGMELAYEDWLAGVPGKRQVLKDRRGKLIKDVQVAQNAKAGKALALSIDLRLQYLAHRELRNALLENDAKAGSLVMVDVKTGEVLAMVNHPTYNPNNRRSLTPAAMRNRAMIDVFEPGSTIKPLSMAAALESGRWKPSDIVQVGNGTLQIGRYSIRDVSRTQGPALDLTGILINSSNVGMSKIAFDVGGENIHHVLSNLGFGRDTGLGFPGERVGNLPNHRQWRQAETATLSYGYGLSVTAVQLAHAYAALANGGGMTPLSMIRVDSKPGAMQVMSPDVAKTLQGMLQQVVEAPRGVFRAQVPGYHVAGKSGTARKTNAGAKGYQTNSYRSLFAGFAPAQDPRIALVVVIDEPGKGAYYGGLISAPVFSRVMAGSLRLMNIAPDNLPPPEQKMAAVGQGGRN; this is encoded by the coding sequence ATGATCGGTCTCGAAGGCGCACTCTATCCCTGGCGTTTCCGCCTGGTGCTGGTGCTGCTGGCACTGATGGTCGGTGCCATCGCCTGGCGCATGCTCGATCTGCAGGTGCTCGACCATGATTTCCTCAAGGCTCATGGCGATGCCCGTAGTGTTCGGCATATCCCGATTCCTGCCCACCGCGGCCTGATCACCGACCGCAACGGGGAGCCGCTGGCGGTCAGTACGCCGGTGACCACCTTGTGGGCAAATGGCAAGGAGCTTCAGGTCGGTCGTGAGCAGTGGCCGGCGCTGGCTGCGGCCCTGGGTCAGGACCCGGCCAACTTCGCCGCGCGCCTGGAGCAGAACAAGGAACGCGAGTTCATGTACCTGGTGCGCGGCCTGACCCCGGAGAACGGTCAGCGCGTGCTGGACCTGAAAGTGCCGGGCGTCTATGCCATCGAAGAATTCCGCCGTTTCTACCCTGCAGGCGAAGTTGCCGCACATGTCGTCGGCTTCACCGACATCGACGATCGTGGTCGCGAGGGTATGGAGCTGGCCTACGAAGACTGGCTGGCCGGTGTGCCGGGCAAGCGCCAGGTGCTCAAGGACCGTCGCGGCAAGCTGATCAAGGATGTACAGGTCGCGCAGAACGCCAAGGCTGGCAAGGCCCTGGCGTTGTCCATCGACCTGCGCCTGCAGTACCTCGCCCATCGCGAGCTGCGCAATGCGCTGCTGGAAAACGATGCCAAGGCCGGCAGCCTGGTGATGGTCGACGTGAAAACTGGCGAAGTGCTGGCGATGGTCAACCATCCGACCTACAACCCGAACAACCGCCGCAGCCTGACACCGGCCGCCATGCGCAACCGCGCCATGATCGACGTGTTCGAACCCGGCTCTACCATCAAGCCGCTGTCGATGGCCGCTGCCCTGGAGTCCGGCCGCTGGAAGCCCAGCGATATCGTCCAGGTCGGCAATGGCACCCTGCAGATCGGTCGCTACAGCATTCGCGACGTTTCCCGTACTCAAGGTCCGGCGCTGGATCTGACCGGCATCCTGATCAACTCCAGTAACGTCGGCATGAGCAAGATCGCCTTCGACGTAGGCGGAGAGAACATCCATCACGTACTGAGCAACCTTGGCTTCGGCCGTGACACCGGCCTGGGTTTCCCAGGTGAGCGGGTCGGCAATCTACCCAATCACCGTCAGTGGCGTCAGGCGGAAACGGCCACGTTGTCCTACGGCTATGGCCTGTCGGTGACCGCCGTGCAGCTGGCGCATGCCTATGCAGCACTGGCCAACGGCGGCGGCATGACGCCGCTGTCGATGATTCGCGTGGACAGCAAGCCAGGCGCCATGCAGGTCATGTCGCCCGACGTGGCCAAGACCCTGCAGGGCATGTTGCAGCAGGTGGTCGAGGCGCCGCGAGGCGTGTTCCGCGCCCAGGTTCCGGGTTACCACGTCGCCGGCAAGAGTGGCACCGCGCGCAAGACCAATGCTGGCGCCAAGGGCTACCAGACCAACTCCTACCGGTCTCTGTTTGCCGGTTTCGCCCCGGCGCAGGACCCGCGAATTGCGCTGGTCGTGGTGATCGACGAGCCAGGCAAGGGTGCCTACTACGGCGGCCTGATTTCCGCACCGGTGTTCAGCCGGGTGATGGCAGGTTCGCTGCGCTTGATGAACATTGCGCCAGACAATCTGCCGCCGCCCGAGCAGAAGATGGCCGCCGTTGGCCAGGGAGGGCGTAACTGA
- a CDS encoding UDP-N-acetylmuramoyl-L-alanyl-D-glutamate--2,6-diaminopimelate ligase yields the protein MPMPLNQLLPAAESSVLIRELTLDSRKVRPGDLFLAVPGTQQDGRVHIADAIARGAAAVAFEAEGAAPMHAESAVLVPVKGLAGQLSAIAGRFYGEPSRALHLIGVTGTNGKTSVSQLLAQALDLLGQRCGIVGTLGTGFHGALEQGKHTTPDPVGVQATLASLKQAGARAVAMEVSSHGLDQGRVAALEFDVAVFTNLSRDHLDYHGSMEAYGAAKAKLFAWPNLRCRVINLDDAFGCELAAQTHESRLIGYSLSDASAFLYCSEAHFDDHGVRARLVTPRGEGMLRSNLLGRFNLSNLLAVVGALLGMDYGLDEILKVLPQLQGPAGRMQRLGGGDKPLVVVDYAHTPDALEKVLEAMRPHVEGRLVCLFGCGGDRDRGKRPLMAAVAERLADAVWVTDDNPRTEEPAQIVADIRAGFKAPEQVQFIHGRGDAIARLIAQAEAADVLVLAGKGHEDYQEIMGVRQPFSDLIEANKALAAWEVAHA from the coding sequence ATGCCCATGCCACTCAATCAACTGTTGCCAGCTGCCGAAAGCAGCGTACTGATTCGTGAACTGACCCTGGACAGCCGCAAGGTGCGTCCGGGGGATCTGTTCCTGGCCGTGCCGGGTACCCAGCAGGATGGCCGCGTGCATATCGCCGATGCCATTGCGCGCGGCGCTGCGGCAGTGGCCTTCGAGGCCGAAGGCGCTGCACCCATGCATGCTGAAAGTGCTGTGCTGGTGCCGGTCAAGGGTCTGGCCGGCCAGCTTTCGGCCATTGCCGGGCGCTTCTACGGTGAGCCGAGCCGCGCTTTGCACCTGATCGGTGTTACGGGTACCAACGGCAAGACCAGCGTCAGCCAGTTGCTGGCTCAGGCACTGGATCTGCTCGGTCAGCGTTGTGGCATCGTCGGTACCCTGGGCACTGGTTTCCATGGCGCGCTGGAGCAGGGCAAGCACACCACCCCCGATCCTGTCGGGGTGCAGGCCACCCTGGCCTCGCTCAAGCAGGCCGGTGCCCGCGCCGTGGCGATGGAGGTTTCCTCCCATGGTCTGGATCAGGGCCGCGTCGCGGCGCTGGAGTTCGACGTGGCGGTGTTCACCAACCTGTCGCGCGATCACCTCGATTACCACGGCAGCATGGAGGCCTATGGTGCAGCCAAGGCCAAGTTGTTCGCCTGGCCGAACCTGCGTTGCCGAGTGATCAACCTCGATGACGCCTTTGGTTGTGAGCTCGCCGCGCAAACGCACGAGTCACGCCTGATCGGCTATAGCCTCAGCGATGCCAGCGCCTTCCTTTATTGCAGCGAAGCGCACTTCGACGATCACGGCGTGCGTGCGCGCCTGGTGACACCGCGCGGCGAAGGCATGCTGCGCAGCAATCTGCTCGGTCGTTTCAACCTGAGCAACCTGCTGGCGGTGGTCGGTGCGCTGCTGGGCATGGACTACGGCCTCGACGAGATTCTCAAGGTCCTGCCGCAACTGCAGGGGCCAGCGGGCCGCATGCAGCGTCTCGGTGGCGGCGACAAGCCGCTGGTGGTGGTCGACTACGCGCACACCCCGGATGCGCTGGAGAAAGTTCTCGAAGCCATGCGTCCACACGTCGAAGGGCGTCTGGTCTGCCTGTTCGGTTGCGGCGGCGATCGTGACCGCGGCAAGCGCCCGCTGATGGCCGCGGTTGCCGAGCGGCTGGCCGATGCGGTGTGGGTGACCGATGACAATCCGCGTACGGAAGAGCCGGCACAGATCGTTGCCGATATCCGCGCAGGCTTCAAAGCGCCGGAGCAGGTGCAGTTCATTCATGGCCGTGGCGATGCCATCGCGCGGCTGATTGCCCAGGCTGAAGCCGCCGATGTGCTGGTACTGGCTGGCAAGGGCCACGAGGATTACCAGGAAATCATGGGCGTGCGTCAGCCGTTCTCCGATCTGATCGAAGCGAACAAGGCCCTGGCGGCCTGGGAGGTAGCGCATGCTTAA
- a CDS encoding UDP-N-acetylmuramoyl-tripeptide--D-alanyl-D-alanine ligase yields the protein MLKPWLLSDVAADLNARVIGADVAFSAVGTDSRTIAAGQLFVALTGPRFDGHDYLVDVAAKGAVAALVEREVANAPLPQLLVADTRLALGQLGALNRQAFTGPLAAVTGSSGKTSVKEMLASILRAGLGGAVLATRGNLNNDLGAPLTLLELAPEHRAGVIELGANHVGEIAYTVSLTQPQVAIITNAGNAHVGEFGGPEKIVEAKGEILEGLPNDGVALLNLDDKAFITWQRRAAGRKVLSFALRDTRADFHGSDLARDERGCQGFTLRSPVGSARIQLNLLGEHNVANALAACAAAHALGMPLVAMVEGLESLQPVKGRAVAQLAPNGVRVIDDSYNANPVSMCAAVDILAAFSGRTVLVLGDMGELGEWAEQGHRDVGRHAAGKVDVLYAVGPLMRFAVEEFGSKGRHFVDQAELIEALRAEQAGSTLLIKGSRSAAMDKVVAALCGVSGEIH from the coding sequence ATGCTTAAGCCCTGGTTGCTCAGCGACGTCGCCGCCGATCTGAACGCTCGCGTGATTGGCGCCGATGTGGCGTTCTCCGCCGTTGGCACCGACAGCCGCACCATCGCTGCGGGTCAGCTTTTCGTGGCGCTGACCGGCCCACGCTTCGACGGTCATGATTATCTGGTCGACGTCGCCGCCAAGGGGGCAGTCGCCGCGTTGGTCGAGCGTGAGGTGGCGAATGCGCCGTTGCCGCAATTGCTGGTGGCCGACACGCGTCTGGCACTCGGTCAACTGGGTGCGCTGAACCGCCAGGCCTTTACCGGCCCGCTGGCTGCCGTGACCGGTTCCAGTGGCAAGACCAGCGTCAAGGAAATGCTCGCGTCCATTCTGCGTGCCGGCCTCGGCGGCGCGGTACTGGCCACTCGTGGCAATCTCAATAACGACCTCGGTGCGCCACTGACCCTGCTGGAGCTGGCGCCTGAGCATCGCGCCGGGGTGATCGAACTGGGCGCCAACCATGTCGGCGAGATCGCCTACACCGTCAGCCTCACCCAGCCGCAGGTGGCGATCATCACCAATGCCGGCAATGCCCATGTGGGTGAGTTTGGCGGTCCGGAAAAGATTGTCGAGGCCAAGGGCGAGATTCTCGAAGGCCTGCCGAACGATGGTGTGGCCCTGCTCAATCTGGATGACAAGGCGTTCATCACCTGGCAGCGCCGCGCTGCCGGACGCAAGGTGCTGAGCTTTGCCTTGCGCGACACCCGCGCCGACTTCCACGGCAGCGATCTGGCCCGCGACGAGCGTGGCTGCCAGGGCTTTACCCTGCGCAGCCCGGTCGGTAGCGCGCGCATTCAGCTCAACCTGCTCGGTGAGCACAACGTGGCCAATGCACTGGCGGCCTGTGCTGCCGCTCATGCCCTGGGCATGCCGTTGGTCGCCATGGTCGAAGGGCTGGAAAGCCTGCAACCGGTCAAGGGCCGCGCCGTAGCGCAGCTGGCGCCGAACGGCGTGCGAGTCATCGATGACAGTTATAACGCCAACCCGGTGTCCATGTGTGCGGCGGTGGATATACTCGCCGCCTTCTCCGGTCGCACCGTCCTGGTGCTGGGAGACATGGGCGAGCTGGGCGAGTGGGCTGAACAGGGCCATCGCGACGTCGGCCGCCATGCCGCGGGCAAGGTCGATGTGCTGTATGCCGTTGGCCCGCTGATGCGTTTTGCGGTCGAGGAGTTTGGCTCAAAAGGCCGTCACTTCGTCGATCAAGCCGAACTGATCGAAGCGCTTCGCGCCGAACAGGCCGGCAGCACACTACTAATCAAGGGTTCACGCAGCGCAGCCATGGACAAGGTCGTGGCGGCGCTGTGTGGCGTATCTGGGGAGATTCACTAA
- the mraY gene encoding phospho-N-acetylmuramoyl-pentapeptide-transferase, whose protein sequence is MLLLLAEYLQQFHKGFAVFQYLTLRGILGVLTALALSLWLGPWMIRTLQVRQIGQAVRHDGPQSHLSKKGTPTMGGALILSAITVSTLLWADLSNRYVWVVLAVTLLFGAIGWVDDYRKVIEKNSRGLPSRWKYFWQSVFGLAAAVFLYMTAQSPVETTLILPLLKDVAIPLGAGFVVLTYFVIVGTSNAVNLTDGLDGLAILPTVMVAGALAIFCYLSGNVNFAEYLLIPYVPGAGELIVFCAALVGAGLGFLWFNTYPAQVFMGDVGALALGAALGTIAVIVRQEVVLFIMGGVFVMETLSVIIQVASFKLTGKRVFRMAPIHHHFELKGWPEPRVIVRFWIITVILVLIGLATLKLR, encoded by the coding sequence ATGCTGCTGCTGCTGGCGGAGTACCTGCAACAGTTCCACAAGGGCTTCGCGGTCTTTCAGTACCTGACCCTGCGCGGCATCCTCGGCGTGCTCACCGCCCTGGCGCTGTCGCTGTGGCTCGGCCCGTGGATGATCCGTACCCTGCAGGTGCGGCAGATCGGCCAGGCGGTGCGCCACGATGGCCCGCAATCGCACCTGTCGAAGAAAGGCACGCCGACCATGGGCGGTGCGCTGATCCTCAGCGCCATCACCGTGAGCACCTTGCTCTGGGCCGACCTGTCCAACCGCTACGTCTGGGTGGTGCTGGCCGTGACGCTGCTGTTCGGCGCCATCGGTTGGGTCGATGACTACCGCAAGGTGATCGAGAAGAACTCGCGAGGTCTGCCGAGCCGCTGGAAGTATTTCTGGCAGTCGGTGTTCGGCCTCGCTGCCGCCGTCTTCCTTTATATGACTGCGCAGAGCCCGGTGGAGACCACCCTGATCCTGCCGTTGCTGAAGGACGTCGCCATTCCTCTGGGTGCCGGCTTCGTGGTGCTGACCTACTTCGTCATCGTCGGCACTAGCAATGCGGTGAACCTCACCGACGGTCTCGACGGCCTGGCCATCCTACCAACCGTGATGGTGGCCGGTGCGCTGGCGATCTTCTGCTACCTGTCGGGCAACGTGAACTTCGCCGAGTACCTGCTGATTCCCTACGTGCCGGGCGCCGGTGAGCTGATCGTGTTCTGCGCCGCGCTGGTGGGCGCCGGCCTGGGCTTTCTGTGGTTCAACACTTACCCGGCGCAGGTGTTCATGGGTGACGTCGGCGCGCTGGCGCTCGGCGCCGCACTGGGCACCATCGCCGTGATCGTTCGCCAGGAAGTCGTGCTGTTCATCATGGGCGGGGTGTTCGTGATGGAAACCCTGTCGGTGATCATCCAGGTCGCCAGCTTCAAGCTGACCGGCAAGCGCGTGTTCCGCATGGCGCCGATTCACCACCATTTCGAACTCAAGGGCTGGCCTGAGCCGCGCGTGATCGTCCGTTTCTGGATCATCACCGTGATTCTCGTGCTGATCGGCCTGGCCACCCTGAAACTGAGGTAA
- the murD gene encoding UDP-N-acetylmuramoyl-L-alanine--D-glutamate ligase, translating into MSLIASDQFRIVVGLGKSGMSLVRFLAQQGVRFAVADTRANPPELETLKRDYPQVEVRCGELDVDFLCRASELYVSPGLAVATPALAAAAARGVKLSGDIDLFARHAKAPIVAITGSNAKSTVTTLVGEMAAAAGKRVAVGGNLGTPALDLLADDVELYVLELSSFQLETTDQLNAEVATCLNISEDHMDRYSGLPAYHLAKHRIFRGARQVVINRDDALSRPLIADQVSCWEFGLGKPDFKRFGLLDENGEKSLAFRFEALLPVSELKIRGAHNQSNALAALALGHAVGLPMEAMLATLRQFAGLPHRCQWVGERAGVSYYDDSKATNVGAALAAIEGLGADIAGKLVLIAGGDGKGADFSALKAPVARFCRAVVLLGRDAQRLADTLGDAVPQVRVASLEEAVQRCSELAEAGDAVLLSPACASLDMFKNFEERGRLFARAVEGLV; encoded by the coding sequence GTGTCATTGATCGCTTCCGACCAGTTCCGCATCGTTGTCGGCCTCGGCAAGAGCGGCATGTCCCTGGTGCGCTTCCTGGCGCAGCAGGGCGTGCGCTTTGCCGTGGCCGATACGCGCGCGAACCCGCCGGAGCTGGAGACGCTCAAGCGTGACTACCCGCAGGTGGAAGTACGTTGCGGCGAGCTGGACGTGGACTTCCTCTGCCGCGCCTCGGAACTGTACGTGAGCCCGGGCCTGGCGGTGGCGACTCCAGCGTTGGCCGCAGCGGCTGCGCGCGGGGTGAAACTGTCTGGCGATATCGACCTGTTCGCCCGCCACGCCAAGGCGCCGATCGTCGCCATCACCGGCTCCAACGCCAAGAGCACCGTCACCACTTTGGTCGGCGAGATGGCGGCTGCGGCTGGCAAGCGCGTCGCCGTCGGCGGCAACCTGGGTACGCCGGCGCTGGATCTGTTGGCCGACGATGTCGAGCTGTACGTGCTGGAGCTGTCCAGTTTCCAACTGGAGACCACCGATCAGCTCAATGCCGAAGTGGCCACCTGCCTGAACATCAGTGAAGACCACATGGACCGTTACAGCGGTCTGCCGGCCTATCACCTGGCCAAGCATCGGATCTTCCGTGGTGCCCGTCAGGTGGTGATCAACCGCGACGATGCCCTGTCGCGCCCGCTGATCGCCGACCAGGTGAGCTGCTGGGAATTCGGTCTGGGCAAGCCGGACTTCAAGCGCTTTGGCCTGCTCGACGAGAATGGCGAGAAATCCCTGGCGTTTCGCTTCGAAGCGCTGCTGCCGGTGAGTGAGCTGAAGATTCGTGGCGCGCACAACCAGTCCAACGCCCTGGCGGCGCTGGCGCTCGGTCATGCCGTGGGCCTGCCGATGGAGGCCATGCTCGCCACGTTGCGTCAGTTCGCCGGTTTGCCGCACCGCTGCCAGTGGGTTGGCGAGCGTGCCGGGGTGAGTTACTACGACGACTCCAAGGCCACCAACGTCGGTGCCGCGCTGGCGGCCATCGAAGGCCTCGGTGCCGATATCGCCGGCAAGCTGGTGCTGATCGCCGGTGGCGATGGCAAGGGCGCAGACTTCTCCGCACTAAAGGCTCCGGTCGCACGTTTCTGCCGTGCAGTGGTGCTGCTCGGTCGTGATGCTCAGCGTCTGGCAGACACCCTGGGTGACGCCGTACCGCAGGTGCGAGTAGCGAGCCTGGAAGAAGCCGTGCAGCGCTGCAGCGAATTGGCCGAGGCCGGTGATGCCGTGCTGCTGTCGCCAGCCTGCGCCAGCCTGGACATGTTCAAGAACTTCGAAGAGCGCGGGCGCCTGTTCGCCCGGGCTGTGGAGGGGCTCGTCTGA
- the ftsW gene encoding putative lipid II flippase FtsW: protein MLSFLQIRPSPLLGRGLDLDFPLLAGCLGLLGLGLVMIASASSEVAAAQTGSPLYHMIRHLIYLVIGLGAAGVVLMVPMNIWQRYGWIMLLAAFALLVLVLVPGIGREVNGARRWIGFGAFNVQPSEIAKVFVVVYLAGYLVRRQEEVRESWAGFFKPFVVLLPMAGLLLLEPDFGATVVMMGSAMAMLFLGGVGMLRFGLMVALAVGAVFVLVQTQEYRLQRLITFTDPWADQYGSGYQLTQALIAFGRGEWFGVGLGNSIQKQFYLPEAHTDFVFSVLAEELGFVGALATLALFVFVSVRALYVGLWAERAKQFFSAYVAYGLAFLWIGQFLINIGVNTGLLPTKGLTLPFLSYGGSSLVICCVSLALLLRIEWERRNILGNEDVDFTEADFAEEVSHAR from the coding sequence ATGCTGTCCTTCCTGCAGATTCGTCCCTCGCCGCTACTGGGTCGTGGCCTCGATCTGGACTTCCCGCTGCTGGCCGGTTGCCTGGGCCTGCTCGGCCTCGGCCTGGTGATGATCGCTTCGGCGTCTTCGGAAGTGGCCGCGGCGCAGACCGGTAGCCCGCTCTATCACATGATTCGCCATCTGATTTACCTGGTGATCGGTCTCGGTGCCGCTGGCGTGGTGCTGATGGTGCCGATGAACATCTGGCAGCGTTACGGCTGGATCATGCTGCTGGCGGCTTTCGCCCTGTTGGTGCTGGTATTGGTGCCAGGCATCGGCCGCGAGGTCAACGGTGCGCGGCGCTGGATCGGCTTCGGTGCCTTCAACGTGCAGCCGTCGGAGATCGCCAAGGTGTTCGTGGTGGTCTACCTGGCCGGTTACTTGGTGCGGCGTCAGGAAGAGGTGCGCGAGAGCTGGGCCGGTTTCTTCAAGCCGTTCGTCGTGCTGCTGCCAATGGCTGGCCTGTTGCTGCTGGAGCCTGACTTCGGCGCCACCGTGGTGATGATGGGTTCGGCCATGGCCATGCTGTTCCTCGGCGGCGTCGGCATGCTGCGCTTCGGCTTGATGGTGGCGCTGGCGGTTGGCGCGGTGTTCGTCCTGGTGCAGACCCAGGAGTACCGCCTGCAGCGTTTGATCACCTTTACCGATCCCTGGGCCGATCAGTATGGCTCCGGTTATCAGCTGACCCAGGCGCTGATCGCCTTCGGCCGCGGCGAGTGGTTCGGTGTCGGTCTGGGTAACAGCATTCAGAAGCAGTTCTACCTGCCGGAAGCGCACACCGACTTCGTCTTTTCGGTACTGGCAGAGGAACTGGGCTTCGTCGGCGCGCTGGCGACCCTGGCGCTGTTCGTCTTCGTCAGCGTACGTGCGCTGTACGTCGGTCTGTGGGCCGAGAGGGCCAAGCAGTTCTTCTCCGCCTATGTCGCCTACGGTCTGGCTTTCCTGTGGATCGGTCAGTTCCTGATCAATATCGGCGTGAACACCGGTCTGTTGCCGACCAAGGGGCTGACCCTGCCGTTCCTCAGCTACGGCGGCTCGTCGCTGGTGATCTGCTGTGTGAGTCTGGCGCTGCTGCTGCGTATCGAGTGGGAGCGGCGCAACATCCTGGGTAACGAGGACGTGGATTTCACCGAAGCGGATTTTGCCGAGGAGGTCAGCCATGCGCGGTAA
- the murG gene encoding undecaprenyldiphospho-muramoylpentapeptide beta-N-acetylglucosaminyltransferase → MRGNVLIMAGGTGGHVFPALACAREFQARGYAVHWLGTPRGIENELVPQAGLPLHLINVSGLRGKGKLSLLKAPFQLLRSLLQARRIVRELQPVCVLGMGGYVTGPGGLAARMAGVPLVIHEQNAVAGTANRLLSRIANRICEAFPNTFAASDKRRTTGNPVREELFLETPREPLAGRKPKLLVLGGSLGAEPLNKLLPAALEKIPADVRPQVFHQAGKQHADITAERYRDAAVEAEVAPFIKDMARAYGWADLVVCRAGALTVSELAAAGLPSFLVPLPHAIDDHQSRNAEYLAKEGAAVLLPQHATDAATLAAQLIEVLMHLEKLNVMGATARRLAKPDATRTVVDICQEVMRG, encoded by the coding sequence ATGCGCGGTAATGTGCTGATCATGGCCGGCGGCACCGGTGGTCACGTATTCCCGGCGCTGGCCTGCGCGCGCGAGTTCCAGGCCCGTGGTTACGCCGTGCACTGGCTGGGCACGCCGCGTGGTATCGAGAACGAGCTGGTTCCCCAGGCAGGCCTGCCGTTGCACCTGATCAATGTCAGCGGCCTGCGTGGCAAGGGCAAGCTGTCCCTGCTCAAGGCGCCGTTCCAGTTGCTGCGTTCGCTGCTGCAGGCGCGTCGTATCGTGCGTGAACTGCAGCCGGTGTGCGTGCTTGGCATGGGCGGATATGTCACTGGTCCCGGCGGTCTGGCCGCGCGTATGGCCGGCGTGCCGCTGGTGATTCACGAGCAGAACGCCGTGGCCGGTACCGCCAATCGTCTGTTGTCGCGTATCGCCAATCGTATCTGCGAGGCCTTCCCGAACACCTTTGCAGCGTCTGACAAACGGCGCACCACCGGTAACCCGGTGCGTGAAGAGCTGTTCCTGGAAACGCCGCGTGAGCCGCTGGCCGGGCGCAAACCGAAATTGCTGGTGCTGGGCGGCAGCCTGGGCGCCGAGCCGCTGAACAAATTGCTGCCGGCCGCGCTGGAGAAAATCCCTGCCGATGTACGTCCGCAGGTGTTCCACCAGGCCGGTAAACAACATGCCGACATCACTGCGGAGCGTTATCGCGATGCCGCGGTCGAAGCCGAGGTCGCGCCTTTCATCAAGGACATGGCTCGTGCTTATGGCTGGGCTGATCTGGTGGTTTGCCGCGCCGGCGCGCTGACCGTCAGTGAGCTGGCCGCAGCGGGGCTGCCGTCGTTTCTCGTGCCCTTGCCGCACGCCATCGACGACCACCAGAGCCGCAATGCCGAATATCTGGCGAAGGAGGGCGCCGCCGTCCTTCTCCCGCAACATGCCACTGACGCGGCCACGCTTGCCGCGCAGCTCATCGAGGTTCTGATGCACCTGGAAAAACTCAATGTCATGGGCGCTACCGCGCGTCGCCTGGCCAAGCCCGATGCCACCCGCACGGTGGTCGATATCTGCCAGGAGGTGATGCGTGGCTAA
- the murC gene encoding UDP-N-acetylmuramate--L-alanine ligase: protein MRRIRRIHFVGIGGVGMCGIAEVLLNLGYEVSGSDLKASAVTERLESFGAKIFIGHAAENAEQADVLVVSSAVNTSNPEVATALERRIPVVPRAEMLAELMRYRHGIAVAGTHGKTTTTSLLASVFAAGGLDPTFVIGGRLNAAGTNAQLGSSRFLIAEADESDASFLHLQPMVSVVTNIDADHMSTYGGDFNRLKKTFIEFLHNLPFYGLAVLCVDDPVVRELLPQVGRPTVTYGFAEDADVRAINVRQEGMRTYFTVLRPDCEPLDVSVNMPGNHNVLNALATIAIATDEGIDDAAIVAGLSGFQGVGRRFQVYGELPVDGGSVMLVDDYGHHPREVAAVVKAVRGGWPERRLVMVYQPHRYSRTRDLYDDFVQVLGEANVLLLVEVYPAGEEPIPGADSRQLCHSIRQRGQLDPIYVERGADLAPLLKPLLRAGDILLCQGAGDIGAVAPQLIKHPLFVGESK from the coding sequence ATGCGCCGTATCCGCCGCATTCACTTCGTCGGTATCGGCGGCGTGGGCATGTGCGGCATCGCCGAGGTGCTGCTGAACCTGGGTTATGAAGTATCTGGCTCCGATCTCAAGGCCTCGGCGGTGACCGAGCGCCTGGAAAGCTTCGGTGCGAAGATCTTCATCGGTCATGCTGCCGAGAACGCCGAGCAGGCTGACGTACTGGTGGTGTCCAGCGCCGTCAACACCAGCAATCCGGAGGTCGCCACCGCCCTGGAGCGCCGCATTCCGGTGGTGCCGCGTGCCGAGATGCTCGCCGAGCTGATGCGCTACCGCCACGGCATCGCCGTGGCCGGCACCCACGGCAAGACCACCACCACAAGCCTGCTGGCCTCGGTGTTCGCCGCTGGCGGTCTCGATCCGACCTTCGTCATCGGTGGCCGCCTGAACGCCGCCGGCACTAATGCCCAGCTCGGTTCCAGCCGCTTCCTGATCGCCGAAGCCGACGAGAGCGACGCCAGCTTCCTGCATCTGCAGCCGATGGTTTCGGTAGTCACCAACATCGACGCCGACCATATGAGCACCTATGGCGGCGACTTCAACAGGCTGAAGAAAACCTTCATCGAGTTCCTCCACAACCTGCCGTTCTACGGTCTGGCCGTGCTCTGCGTGGATGATCCGGTGGTGCGCGAGCTGCTGCCGCAGGTCGGCCGCCCGACCGTGACCTACGGCTTTGCCGAAGACGCCGACGTGCGCGCGATCAACGTGCGTCAGGAAGGCATGCGTACCTACTTCACCGTGCTGCGCCCGGACTGCGAGCCGCTCGACGTGTCGGTGAACATGCCGGGCAACCACAACGTCCTCAATGCTTTGGCCACCATCGCCATCGCCACCGACGAAGGCATCGACGATGCCGCCATCGTCGCCGGGCTGTCGGGTTTCCAGGGTGTCGGCCGACGCTTCCAGGTCTACGGCGAGCTGCCGGTGGACGGTGGCAGCGTGATGCTGGTCGACGACTATGGCCATCACCCGCGTGAAGTGGCCGCAGTGGTCAAGGCCGTGCGTGGCGGCTGGCCGGAGCGTCGTCTGGTGATGGTCTATCAGCCGCACCGCTACAGCCGTACCCGCGATCTGTACGACGACTTCGTGCAGGTGCTCGGCGAAGCCAACGTGCTGCTGCTGGTAGAGGTCTACCCGGCTGGCGAAGAGCCGATCCCGGGAGCTGACAGCCGCCAGCTGTGCCACAGCATCCGTCAGCGTGGCCAGCTCGATCCGATCTATGTCGAGCGTGGCGCCGACCTGGCGCCGCTGCTCAAACCGCTGCTGCGTGCCGGCGACATCCTGCTGTGCCAGGGCGCGGGCGATATCGGCGCAGTGGCACCGCAACTGATCAAACACCCGCTGTTCGTGGGGGAGTCGAAATGA